The window GAAAATGGAAGTTCTTCCTGGGGCGGAGATACACATATCGAATTTACCCACTTTATAGAGGAAACCGAACTAGAGTAGGCGTGCATTATACAAATTACTAAAATAAAATAATTATGCAAGCGCTTGCATAATTATTTTGGAAAGATTAAAATAACTCTATTAAGTTCATTTAGGGCGGTGAAAAAATGGGGCAACAATTGGATCCTTGGTGGAAAAAAAGTGTCGTGTATCAAATTTATCCGAGAAGCTTTATGGATTCAAATGGTGATGGTATTGGTGATATTCAAGGTATTATTTCCAAGTTGAACTACCTTCAAAAGTTAGGGGTAGATGTTATTTGGTTGAGTCCAGTTTATGATTCTCCGAATGATGATAACGGCTATGATATTCGAAACTACCGAACAATTATGCAGGAATTTGGAACAATGGAAGATATGGAACAGTTGATAGAGGAAGCCAAAAAACGTGGAATACGAATTTTAATGGATTTAGTGGTCAATCATAGTTCGGATGAGCACGGGTGGTTTGTAGAGTCGAGAGCTTCCAAAGATTCTAAGTATCGAGATTACTATATTTGGAGAGAGGGGAAGGATGGTCACCCACCTAATAACTGGGGCTCCGTTTTCTCGGGCTCCGCTTGGGAAAAAGACGAGCTTACTGATTCGTATTATTTACATTTATTTTCTAAAAAGCAGCCAGACCTAAATTGGGAGCATCAGCCTCTACGGGAGGAAGTGTACCAACTAATGGAGTATTGGCTGAAAAAAGGGATTGGTGGCTTCCGCATGGATGTTATCAACTTTATCTCGAAGGATGAACAGCTACCAGATGGTATAGTGCATCCAAATAAATTATATGGGGATGGAAGCCCTTATTTTATTAATGGACCGAAAATTCACCCTTACCTGCAAGAGATGAATGAAAAAGTATTGAGTAAATATGATGTGGTTACGGTCGGAGAAATGCCTGGAGCGACAACCGATGATGCTCGCATTTATACAAATCCTAATAATAAAGAAGTGAATATGGTTTTCACATTCGAGCATATGGATTTAGACAGTGGAGCATACGAAAAATGGAATGTGCAGCCGTTAAAGTTAATCGATTTAAAAAGAAATTTCGAAAAGTGGCAGCATGCACTTCATAAAGTGGGCTGGAATAGCTTATATTGGAACAACCATGATCAACCACGGGTAGTATCCCGTTTTGGTGATGATGGGGAATACAGAGAACTCTCCGCCAAAATGTTAGCTATCTGTCTACATCTGTTACAGGGAACCCCTTATATTTATCAGGGAGAGGAGCTTGGGATGACAAATGTGGAATTCCAGGTGTTAGAAGATTACCGAGATATTGAGACATTGAATATGTATCAGGAAAAAATTGAGCAAGGAATTTCGCACGAAGACATTATGTCTGGTATTTATGCAAAAGGTCGGGATAATGCAAGAACACCTATGCAATGGACATCAGAGGGTGGCTTTACGACAGGTACTCCGTGGATTCGAATGAACCCCAATACAGATGAGATAAATGTCGAACAAGCTATAAATGATTTATCATCTATTTTTTATACGTATCAAAAGCTAATACAGCTTAGAAAGCAGCATGACATTATTATACACGGTAGCTTCCAGCTATTACTTGCGGATCATCCAAACTTATTTGTTTATAAACGCCAGCTGCCTGATGAAGAATGGCTAGTAGTTACAAATTTCTCCAATCAATCGGAGCAGCTAGAATGGAAAGCCTGTGACGTGCCATCAGAATCAGGTAAACTCATTATTTCAAACTATGACACGGTCCAAAAAAATGAAAAAATAGTAGAAATCCGTCCATATGAAGCCTTTGTGGTCGCTTTTAAAAAGGGGATAGAGAATTGAAGAAAGTACTGGGAGTAGACATTGGGGGAACGAAAATACGGATGGGTGTCGTAAACGAACAGGGTGAAGTTCTAGTTGATAAGACGATACCTACTGTATTGCCTCTATATCCATACTTAGAGGAGCAGGTACTTGCTATGAAGAACGATGTTCCAGACATAGCGGGAATAGGCATTGGAACAAGGGGAATGGTAGATGCAGCAACGGGTGTCATCACATTTGAAACAGAAATGCCTGGGTGGCAAGGAACGCCTGTAAAAGCATTGCTTGAAGCGGCAACTGGACTTCCTGTAGAGATAAACAACGATGCCAATTGTGCTGCACTAGCAGAAGCAAGACTTGGTGCAGCAGCAGGATACAAACAAGTCGTTTGCCTAACAGTTGGAACAAAACTTGGTGGGGGCATAGTGCTAGATGGAAAAGTGATGAATGGGACAAATGGTGGCGGTGGCGAGGTTGGTCATTTAATATTGTATCCAAACGGTATAGTATGTGGATGTGGCAGACCCGGCTGTAGTGAAGAGTACGTATCTGGAACGGCTATCAAAAGACTTATCCAAGAGGGAAATGTCATCAATGCAGAAACCAATGAATTGGCGAAGCCCCATGATGTATTCCGTTTAGCTGCAAATGGTCATACTGGAGCAATAGCAGTACGAGAGCGTTTCCTTTCTGACTTCGCGATTGTTATCTCCAGTCTTCAAGCAGTGCTTGATATGGACTGTGTCGTTATAGGAGGCGGGGTATCCGACTCTGCAGAATATTGGTGGGAAGAGCTTCTTGCTAAAGTAGAACCACTTAAGCTAAAACCAGTTCAAGTGACCCGTGCAACTTTTGGCAACGAAGCAGGTATGCTAGGAGCTGCTATGCTTGTAATAGATTCTACAAAGTAACCTAAAAGTGTGCATGAGATCATGCACGCTTTTTTTAAAAGAACCTAACTCCTTCGCTTTCTTATATAATGTAGGGCAGATTTTCCTAACCATAAGTCCTTTCCCATCATATCCTAATGCACAACGAATATGTATGAATTGGTGGTTAGCATTATGAAGTCGCTTGTATTTATTGGAACCTATAAATTTGGTACAAGTAAAGAGGCGTTAACGATCGCTAAGGAAATGGGATACGCCGTTATTCTATTCACTGATAAGCAAAGTCATCTTGATTTCTTAGAAGTAGATCAAGTTATTTTAATAGACAACTTATTGAACGAGCAACATGTCATGAATGAAATCTTAGTGCTACAGAAAATAGGTAAACAAATATGTGCATGTGTTAGTTTCATTGATCCGTATGTTTCTTACGCAGCTCGTCTTTCGAAACTACTAGGTTTAAAGGTAGTCTCCTTAAAACCATTAAGCTTAATGGAAAACAAAATAACTCTAAGAGAAACATTAAAGCATCTCCCTATAACTCCTGCATATTGGATAATCCATCCAGAGGACTCCCTTCAAAAATTAAAGTGTATATCCCATCTTCCTTTAATCATAAAAGCACCTGTTTCAAACGGCTCCAAGGATGTGTTAATGGTTAAAACACCAGCCAAGCTGACGAATGCCATCCAATATTTGAGGGATAAATATCCTAATAGTAGCTTACTAATAGAAGAATTTTTAGAAGGATCGCAGTATCTCGTTGAATTGGTCATCCAAAATGATGAACTAAAATTTATGGAGGTAATGGAGCAAGACGTCATCTACAATGGGAAGTTTATTGTCGGTGCTTATAAGTACCCGGCAATATTAGAAGAAAACTTATATAAAACCCTTATTTCTCATATTTCAACCATCATGGGGGAAATAGGATTTTCAAACGGTTCATGTCATATGGAGATGAAGCTAGTTCAAAATGAATGGATGCTAATTGAAATAAACCCGAGAATGTCAGGAGGTGTCATGAACCAAATTATAGAAGAAGGTACAGGCATTAATCTTCTGAAAGAAATATTAAATATTTATTTAGGAGAAGAACCTGAATTCACAAAAACAAGGAACCAATACGTAAATGCAAGATATTTAACTATTCAATCAAGAGGGAAACTACTGAAAGTCAAAGGAAAGGAACGGGCGTTAGAGCATGATGGAGTCAAATACGTTTATATAAAGCCGGTGGCAGGGGCAGTCCTCAAGAAACCTCATTCCATGGGAGACAGATATGCTTGTATCATTGCAGTTTCTGAATCAGCAGGCCAAGCGGAAGAAATTGCTTTATGTGCTGCTAAGGAAATAAAATTTTATCTCGAGCCCTTTTAATAAAAAAGTAGATGCTTTTACCCGTGCCTATTGTTAAGTTCTTAATATGATAAGAATAACAAGGTAGGGAGGGAGTGAGTAAGGAATTGAACAGTGAAAGAAAAAGTACTCATTGTATTTGTGATGCACTTTTCGAATTAAAAATACTTCAGGATTTACTGCAAAATTCACAAACCAAATTTTTTGGAAGCCTCCTTGCGAAAATAGTAGGAACCGATACCATTCCCTTCCTCCTGGTTACACAAAAGGGAGATCTCTTGAGCTTGCATAGTGTCATGGAGGGCATTGAAACAAATTATTTTCGAATTGAATCTGTGGACTTAGAAAATTGCAGTGCAACCCTTTCATTACTACGTCCATTAGATATTGAAGGTAATCTAACTACCTCTCCTTGTGACGTAGTACGATTAGAGAAAACGTCCATCTGCAAGGTCGTAGATGTAACCTGTATCTGTGCTATACAACCGTTAGACACCGAAATGCTCAAAAGAAAAATTATTATTGAGCCAAAATGGTAATGCTCAAGCTTATCCCTAGGAAAAATTCTTAGGGATTTTTAGTTGATAATTTATATAAACTGAACGTTTGTCCATATACAAAGCTTTGTTGTTGAATTTAATACATATATAGCTATGTAAAAAATTATAAAACGAACGTTCCATAAAGACTCAATTATTAAAGGAGAAATTCAATGATAACTATAGGAATGCTACATCATCGCAGAAA is drawn from Psychrobacillus sp. INOP01 and contains these coding sequences:
- a CDS encoding ROK family protein, translating into MKKVLGVDIGGTKIRMGVVNEQGEVLVDKTIPTVLPLYPYLEEQVLAMKNDVPDIAGIGIGTRGMVDAATGVITFETEMPGWQGTPVKALLEAATGLPVEINNDANCAALAEARLGAAAGYKQVVCLTVGTKLGGGIVLDGKVMNGTNGGGGEVGHLILYPNGIVCGCGRPGCSEEYVSGTAIKRLIQEGNVINAETNELAKPHDVFRLAANGHTGAIAVRERFLSDFAIVISSLQAVLDMDCVVIGGGVSDSAEYWWEELLAKVEPLKLKPVQVTRATFGNEAGMLGAAMLVIDSTK
- a CDS encoding CotY/CotZ family spore coat protein, which codes for MSKELNSERKSTHCICDALFELKILQDLLQNSQTKFFGSLLAKIVGTDTIPFLLVTQKGDLLSLHSVMEGIETNYFRIESVDLENCSATLSLLRPLDIEGNLTTSPCDVVRLEKTSICKVVDVTCICAIQPLDTEMLKRKIIIEPKW
- a CDS encoding ATP-grasp domain-containing protein, translated to MKSLVFIGTYKFGTSKEALTIAKEMGYAVILFTDKQSHLDFLEVDQVILIDNLLNEQHVMNEILVLQKIGKQICACVSFIDPYVSYAARLSKLLGLKVVSLKPLSLMENKITLRETLKHLPITPAYWIIHPEDSLQKLKCISHLPLIIKAPVSNGSKDVLMVKTPAKLTNAIQYLRDKYPNSSLLIEEFLEGSQYLVELVIQNDELKFMEVMEQDVIYNGKFIVGAYKYPAILEENLYKTLISHISTIMGEIGFSNGSCHMEMKLVQNEWMLIEINPRMSGGVMNQIIEEGTGINLLKEILNIYLGEEPEFTKTRNQYVNARYLTIQSRGKLLKVKGKERALEHDGVKYVYIKPVAGAVLKKPHSMGDRYACIIAVSESAGQAEEIALCAAKEIKFYLEPF
- a CDS encoding alpha-glucosidase; the protein is MGQQLDPWWKKSVVYQIYPRSFMDSNGDGIGDIQGIISKLNYLQKLGVDVIWLSPVYDSPNDDNGYDIRNYRTIMQEFGTMEDMEQLIEEAKKRGIRILMDLVVNHSSDEHGWFVESRASKDSKYRDYYIWREGKDGHPPNNWGSVFSGSAWEKDELTDSYYLHLFSKKQPDLNWEHQPLREEVYQLMEYWLKKGIGGFRMDVINFISKDEQLPDGIVHPNKLYGDGSPYFINGPKIHPYLQEMNEKVLSKYDVVTVGEMPGATTDDARIYTNPNNKEVNMVFTFEHMDLDSGAYEKWNVQPLKLIDLKRNFEKWQHALHKVGWNSLYWNNHDQPRVVSRFGDDGEYRELSAKMLAICLHLLQGTPYIYQGEELGMTNVEFQVLEDYRDIETLNMYQEKIEQGISHEDIMSGIYAKGRDNARTPMQWTSEGGFTTGTPWIRMNPNTDEINVEQAINDLSSIFYTYQKLIQLRKQHDIIIHGSFQLLLADHPNLFVYKRQLPDEEWLVVTNFSNQSEQLEWKACDVPSESGKLIISNYDTVQKNEKIVEIRPYEAFVVAFKKGIEN